The window AACCAGTTTGTAGGAAGAAGTTGCACGTGTGAATCGGACAGTAAAAATTCAGTGATGACAAGCCGATCGCTGCACTCATGACAGGTCCCAAGATACAAGATGACTGACATAACATGCATGCTGGTCCAAAGAAGCAACCCCTGGTGGGGAACCAGTGTTGAAAAACATAGTCCTTGGGTGGGGGTGGTGATTGTCCTTGTTCAATAATATAAGAAACACACGCACATTATATCATGAGGTGATCCCCTCACTATCGCAGCCATATCCATCCATCCTAGCTAGAAATGGGACGAGCTCCTTTCCTTCTTCTTGCACAGCTGCACTAGTTAGTATACTACCTTTAGGCTTTAGCCATCCCCTCGCTTTGTTCACCACACTCGTTGCTCTTCTCAGTTTCAGGCAGCAGTCCGTTGTTCGTTCCATCCATCATTTGTATGTTCCACTGCGACTGAGTGAGTAGAGACTTGTTGCTTCTCGCATTGGTGAGGAGAAAATGGTGGTCTAGACCAATGGCAACATGCCAGGCTCCCACTAGCGCGCCGGAGCTGTCGTCGTCGTCGGGGAGGAGCGCGACGGAGGTGAGGTCGCTGAAGGTCCATAGCGAGTCGGAGAGGCGGCGCCGGGAGAGGATCAATACCCACCTGGCCACGCTGAGGAGAATGATCCCTGATGCTAACCAGGTCAGGCCACTTCTTGTTTTGTTCATACTGAAAAGTTAGCCAGAGATCCGTTTCGAAAAAACAGTTAGGCAGAGGACGAAACCAATCCCTGAAACCAAGTTGACAGGGTAACTGAATTTGCTGCTGAAACAACTTCATTCTTAAAAGAAACACCATTTTCCTGAAAAACTAGAAAATTCAGTAACAGCATTGCTAAATAATACTGATATTTATCTTCTTGTATGAGCAGATGGACAAGGCCACCTTGTTAGCATGTGTGGTGAACCAAGTGAAGGAACTCAAGAGGAAAGCAACTGAAACCACACGATTGCAAGCAACAGCGCCCATCCCTTCGGAGGCCAACGAGATCACCGTCCATTGCTACACCGCCGCCGGCGACAACCAGACCACGTATATTCGTGCCACCGTCAGCTGTGACGACCGGCCGGGACTCTTCGTTGGTCTGGCCGGAGCGTTCCGTGGCCTCGGGCTGAGGGTGCTGAGAACAGAGACGGCCTCTCTGGGAGGCCGGGCGAGCCATTTGTTTGTATTGTGCAAGGAGGACGGCGATGTCGGTGCGGGCCTGAGGGCCATGGAGGGGGCCGTCCGGCAAGCGATGGCCGAGGTCGCCTTCCCGGAGATGGTGTGCGGTGGCAGCTCGTGGAGCAAGAGGGAGAGGATTTTAGAGTGCTGCCCGGTCATGTACTCCGTATAGGTCGTTTCCTTCGGGAAGAATATTTTCAGATGGAATGCGATTGCAAATCCACACACGTCGATCGCACCAAAGCGAGCAAGCAGTCGAGCCAGGGTATTGCGATACCTTGGGATGTGTTTGGTTTGAGAACCAAAAGGCATGGTATGTCGTGGTCTCGTTCCGAAGAAATGGGTTGGTTTCATTCTTGTGTTCGGTTGAAGGTAAAAAATGTCACGGGTTCGTCATTCCTGTGTTTGGTTGAAGATGTTGAGTATATTGTGTACGTATATGTTTATGTATAGGGCTCACATCCTGTTTCCTCTGTATAGTTGAGGTTGTGGTCCACCTCTATAATTATATATACGTGCCTGGTGCACCGATCAATATATCGCGATTGCACAGCCCACATCTTGTCCTTCTACATGGTATCTATCGCACCACCTCCCGCATCACCCCGCCCTCTCTCCCGCACCACCCCGCCCTACCACCCGTGCCGCGCACCCCTCCCCACCCCGCACCAACTCCAGCCCGCGCCGCACCACCTCCCTACCCGCGCCGCGTCACGCGCCccgaaccctaaccctagccatgagctcctcctcctccaccgtcTCAAACCCGTTCGCTGGTCCCGATGTCACCCTCGTCCGCGACCTCAACATCCATGAGCGTGTCCCGGTGAAGCTTGATCAAAACACCGCGTCCTACTCCGCTTGGAAGCGGTATTTTTCGCTTGTGTTCCGTGAGTACCTCCTGCACGGCCACATGGACGGCACCGTGGACTCGGCGCTCATGATCAACGACGAGGAGTGGATGATCCTCGACGCCACCATTATCCGCTGGTTCTACCTCACCATCTCCAGCGACCTCTTCCACACCGTGATGGATAACGACGACGACGCCTACGCAGTCTGGACCAAGCTCAAcggcctcttcaccgacaacaGGCTGCAGCGCAAGGTCCTTCTCCACGGCGAGTTTTATGGGTGCCAGCACCTTGACTCGTCCATCGATGATTTTTGCATGCGCCTCAAGAAGCTTACCGATGAGCTCTGTGGTCTCGGGTGACGATCTGCGACGAGCTCGTCATCAGCACCCTCACCGCCGGACTCAACGAGGATTTTGGGAACGCCGCCTCCAACCTCACCCTCATCACGGAGCCTACCTTCGCTAAGGTGGTCGCGTACCTCAAGTTGGAGGAGCGCCGGATGCGGATGGCGCTGACTCGCGCGACCCACACCGCCCTCATCGCCGGCACCCGCGGGGCTCAAGCCCCGCCACCACCGCGCCCGACGCCGCCCCAGCCGGCGGCGCCCGCCCTCCCGCCCGGCTTCCCGCCCGCCCCGGCCGCTCCCTTCCCGCCGCCCCAGCCG is drawn from Aegilops tauschii subsp. strangulata cultivar AL8/78 chromosome 1, Aet v6.0, whole genome shotgun sequence and contains these coding sequences:
- the LOC109736690 gene encoding transcription factor AIG1, whose product is MATCQAPTSAPELSSSSGRSATEVRSLKVHSESERRRRERINTHLATLRRMIPDANQMDKATLLACVVNQVKELKRKATETTRLQATAPIPSEANEITVHCYTAAGDNQTTYIRATVSCDDRPGLFVGLAGAFRGLGLRVLRTETASLGGRASHLFVLCKEDGDVGAGLRAMEGAVRQAMAEVAFPEMVCGGSSWSKRERILECCPVMYSV